A stretch of the Camelina sativa cultivar DH55 unplaced genomic scaffold, Cs unpScaffold00382, whole genome shotgun sequence genome encodes the following:
- the LOC104772979 gene encoding receptor like protein 30-like, with the protein MHSCSERRMITIIWSLCLVFCLSQSILVFGSSHAKHLCLPDHRDALWEFKNEFNVQEFNSNGIVGDKKTEKWRNNTDCCSWDGVSCETGKVVGLDLGFSNLNGLLRFNSSLFRLQHLQSLDLRFNYISGILPYSIGNLKYLRVLSLRGCNLFGKFPSSLGNLSHLTNLDLSDNDFTAGELPDSIGHLNKLTELDVRSTKLSGNFPRVLLNLSSLISIDLSSNQLKGMLPSNNMSSLSKLKSFMISENSFYGTIPSSLFMIPSLTRLDLSRNDFTGPLEIGNISLQPNLRYLYIGENNFNGPIPRSISKLVGLSELSLSFWNTGRSINDFNIFLHLKSLTSLDLSGINLNITSTLHFPSPIAELIISSCNISEFPKFLQNQTSLQVLDISANQIEGQIPEWLWSLPALMYVNIAQNSFSGELNILPNSTTGYFIGSDNQFSGEIPRANNLQLLVLSNNNFSGSIPRCLDNLNTSLVILHLRNNSLSCVIPEEIISDRLRSLDVGDNQLSGQLPKSLINSTRLEFLNMENNRIKDKFPFWLSSLPDLQILVLRSNKFYGPIASPRDSLSFPNLRIFDISENLFTGVLPSDYFVGWSAMSSAVGVVYNMQMILAPGITQELYHKSVFVTNKGSNMELVGSVFKIYKTIDVSGNKFQGGIPESICLLEELIVLNMSNNAFTGRIPSSLSNLTNLQSLDLSQNSLFGSIPLELGKLTFLGWMNFSYNRLEGPIPQATQIQSQNSSSFTGNPGLCGVPLQETCGQEEETTKQEQDEEKEEEDQVFSWIAAAIGYIPGLFCGLTIGHILITSHRRDLFMRTIH; encoded by the coding sequence GTCCAAGAGTTCAATTCCAATGGAATTGTTGGCGATAAGAAGACAGAGAAGTGGAGGAACAACACTGATTGCTGTTCTTGGGATGGTGTCTCTTGTGAGACAGGCAAGGTCGTTGGGTTAGACCTCGGGTTCAGTAATCTCAACGGCCTTCTGAGATTTAATAGTAGCCTGTTTAGACTACAACATCTTCAAAGCCTAGATCTTCGCTTCAATTATATCTCGGGTATTCTACCGTATTCCATCGGCAACCTCAAATATTTGAGGGTTTTGAGTCTTCGTGGTTGCAATCTCTTTGGGAAGTTTCCTTCTTCACTCGGAAATCTTTCTCATCTCACGAATCTTGATCTTTCGGATAATGATTTCACCGCCGGTGAGCTACCGGATTCGATAGGGCATTTAAACAAGCTGACAGAGTTGGATGTTCGATCGACCAAGCTCAGTGGGAACTTCCCTCGTGTGCTACTCAACTTGAGCTCGCTCATCTCAATCGACCTTAGTTCTAACCAGTTAAAAGGTATGCTCCCATCTAACAACATGAGTAGCCTCTCCAAACTGAAGTCTTTTATGATTAGTGAAAATTCATTTTATGGAACCATtccctcttctctcttcatGATCCCTTCGCTGACTAGACTTGACCTAAGCAGAAACGACTTCACCGGTCCTCTTGAGATTGGGAATATCTCTTTACAACCTAACCTTCGATACTTATACATTGGAGAAAACAATTTCAATGGACCAATCCCAAGATCTATATCAAAACTAGTCGGACTCTCGGAACTTAGCCTCTCTTTCTGGAACACAGGGAGGTCTATTAATGATTTCAACATCTTCTTGCATCTCAAGTCACTGACGTCACTTGATCTTTCAGGAATTAATTTGAATATCACTTCCACTCTCCATTTTCCCTCACCCATAGCAGAACTGATTATATCGTCCTGCAATATTTCCGAGTTTCCCAAGTTTCTACAAAACCAAACCAGTTTGCAGGTATTGGACATCTCTGCCAATCAAATTGAAGGCCAAATACCAGAATGGCTATGGAGTCTGCCAGCTTTGATGTACGTAAACATTGCTCAGAATTCCTTCAGTGGAGAACTAAATATATTACCAAACTCCACTACCGGTTACTTTATAGGCTCTGATAATCAGTTTTCTGGAGAGATTCCTAGAGCAAATAATCTTCAACTACTTGTTTTGTCCAACAACAATTTCAGCGGTTCTATTCCAAGGTGTCTTGACAATCTCAATACTTCTCTTGTGATCTTGCATCTTCGGAATAACAGTCTCTCTTGTGTTATTCCGGAGGAAATTATCAGTGATCGCTTGAGATCACTTGATGTTGGTGACAACCAGTTATCAGGACAACTTCCCAAGTCTCTAATCAACTCCACTCGTCTCGAGTTTTTGAACATGGAAAATAACCGAATCAAGGACAAATTTCCATTCTGGTTGAGTTCGTTGCCCGATCTACAGATACTTGTCCTTCGTTCTAACAAGTTCTACGGGCCAATAGCTTCTCCTAGGGATTCTTTGAGTTTCCCTAATCTACGAATCTTTGACATTTCGGAAAATCTTTTCACTGGAGTGTTGCCATCAGATTACTTTGTTGGTTGGAGTGCAATGTCATCGGCTGTAGGCGTTGTTTATAATATGCAAATGATTTTAGCTCCAGGAATAACCCAAGAATTATATCATAAGTCTGTGTTTGTGACGAACAAAGGATCGAATATGGAGCTGGTTGGCAGTGTTTTCAAAATCTACAAAACCATCGATGTCTCCGGAAACAAATTCCAAGGAGGTATTCCGGAATCCATCTGTTTACTTGAGGAACTGATTGTACTCAACATGTCAAACAATGCTTTCACAGGCCGTATACCATCATCTCTATCAAACTTGACCAATCTCCAATCATTGGATCTATCTCAAAACAGTTTATTCGGCAGTATTCCACTTGAGCTTGGGAAACTCACGTTTCTTGGGTGGATGAACTTTTCTTACAACAGGCTTGAAGGCCCAATACCACAAGCCACTCAGATTCAAAGCCAGAATAGCTCATCGTTTACAGGGAATCCCGGTCTATGCGGTGTTCCTCTTCAAGAAACCTGCGgccaagaagaagagacaacaaAGCAAGAGCAAGATgaggaaaaggaagaagaagatcaagtcTTTAGCTGGATTGCAGCTGCAATAGGCTATATACCTGGTTTGTTCTGTGGACTCACCATCGGCCACATTCTCATCACTTCACATAGACGTGACTTGTTCATGAGGACCATCCACTAG